A genomic stretch from Leishmania donovani BPK282A1 complete genome, chromosome 36 includes:
- a CDS encoding protein kinase, putative, translated as MSAEIESHIVKKYEIQAQLGQGAYGIVWRALERKHNRVVALKKIYDAFQNSTDAQRTFREIMFLHRLHHPNIIKLLHVHRAFNDRDIYLVFEYMETDLHVVIRANILEEIHKQFIIYQLLKTMKYLHSAEILHRDMKPSNLLVNSDCTMKVADFGLARSILSLEGEQASRPVLTDYIATRWYRPPEILLGSTRYTKGVDMWSVGCILGELMLGKPIFPGRSTTNQLELICSVTGMPSAADVAATNSQFAHAMLRDIHCAHRRTFAELLPSASADALDLIERLMCFNPNRRMTAAEALEHPYVAAFHRPDDEPVATEPITVSLPDSQRLPLAKYRDAIYEQIAALRRSSTSADQRQRAERQAAGSTASRKTSVSSASAGGSRGGTGTSGVTRPATSSSSSAAAGAAPQRSVVKPTSTSAVNEASSSKAYARPAFRSATSAASGLESRPVAREAAVRK; from the coding sequence ATGTCGGCCGAAATCGAGTCGCATATTGTGAAGAAGTATGAGATTCAAGCACAGCTAGGACAGGGTGCCTACGGCATCGTTTGGCGCGCCCTGGAGCGCAAACACAACCGCGTCGTTGCACTCAAGAAAATTTACGACGCCTTCCAAAACTCGACCGATGCACAGCGCACCTTCCGCGAGATCATGTTTCTGCACCGGCTGCACCACCCGAACATCAtcaagctgctgcacgtTCATCGTGCCTTCAACGATCGCGACATATACCTGGTCTTCGAATACATGGAGACCGACCTGCACGTGGTGATTAGGGCAAACATCTTGGAGGAAATTCACAAACAGTTCATCATCTACCAGCTGCTCAAGACGATGAAGTACCTGCATTCTGCTGAGATTCTTCACCGTGATATGAAACCAAGCAATCTGCTCGTAAACAGCGACTGCACAATGAAAGTGGCTGACTTCGGTCTCGCGCGCTCTATCCTGTCCCTTGAGGGTGAGCAGGCGTCGCGGCCGGTGCTAACGGACTACATTGCGACACGGTGGTACCGCCCGCCGGAGATTTTGCTCGGCTCGACACGATACACTAAGGGCGTGGATATGTGGTCTGTGGGCTGCATTCTTGGGGAGTTGATGCTGGGCAAGCCCATCTTTCCCGGCCGATCCACCACGAACCAGTTGGAGCTGATCTGCAGCGTGACGGGCATGCCCTCCGCGGCGGATGTGGCGGCGACCAACTCGCAGTTTGCCCACGCGATGCTTCGCGACATTCACTGCGCGCATCGACGCACGTTCGCTGAGCTGCTGCCAAGCGCTTCTGCCGACGCGCTGGACCTGATCGAGCGCCTTATGTGTTTCAACCCAAACCGTCGCATGACTGCCGCCGAGGCCCTGGAGCACCCGTACGTCGCTGCCTTTCACCGTCCTGACGACGAACCGGTGGCGACCGAACCCAtcaccgtctctctccccgaCAGCCAGCGTCTGCCCTTGGCCAAGTACAGGGACGCCATCTACGAGCAAAttgccgcgctgcgccgtAGCTCCACGTCCGCCGATCAACGACAGCGCGCGGAGCGACaggccgccggcagcaccgccagccgcAAGACGtccgtcagcagcgcctccgctggcGGCTCTCGAGGGGGCACCGGTACATCTGGGGTCACGCGACCCgccacgagcagcagcagcagcgccgccgcaggggCGGCTCCGCAGCGCAGTGTTGTGAAGCCCACCTCAACCAGCGCGGTCAACGAGGCATCATCTTCGAAGGCGTACGCCCGCCCCGCCTTCCGCTCGGCAACGTCTGCCGCCTCTGGTCTGGAAAGCAGACCCGTCGCGCgtgaggcagcggtgcgcaagTGA